TATCGGGTCTTTGCTAAAGTATCTGAGTGTGTCATTCATCCAGCCCATGTTCCATTTGAATGCAAAGCCCAAACCTCCCTCATGAACCGGCGTAGTTACCCCGGGAAATGCCGTAGATTCTTCTGCAATGGTTACAATTCCTGGGAAGTATTGATAGGTAATGGTGTTAAGATGCTTGATAAAATCAATAGCTTCAAGATTTTCTCTTCCGCCGTATTTGTTGGGAATCCATTCTCCATCTTGTCTGCTGTAGTCTAAGTATAACATTGAAGCTACGGCGTCTACCCTTAATCCATCGATGTGGTATTTATCCAACCAAAATAAAGCGTTTGCCAATAGGAAGTTTTTAACTTCAGTTCTTCCGTAATTGAATATGTAAGTTCCCCAGTCTTTATGTTCTCCTAATCTGCTGTCAAGGTGTTCATAAAGAGCCGTGCCATCGAATCTTCCCAAAGCATGCGCGTCCTTTGGAAAGTGTCCAGGCACCCAGTCAACGATGACACCTATACCTTCTTGGTGCATTTTATCGACAAAGTACATGAAATCTTCCGGCTTTCCAAACCTACTTGTTGGAGCATAGTAACCTGTTACCTGGTATCCCCAAGAGATGTCCAAGGGGTGTTCGCTTACAGGTAATAGTTCTATGTGGGTGAAATGGTTTTCTTTAAGGTATGCTGAAAGTTTTTCCGCTAGTTCCCTATAATTTAGAAATTGATTTTCTTCTTTTCTTGCCCAGGAGCCTAGATGGACTTCATAGATTGACATCGGTTCTTTTATCCAATTTTTATTTTTTCTTTCTTCCATCCATTTGGAGTCGTTCCATGTGTGTTTGTTTTGTATGTCGTATACAATGGCGGCTGTTTTGGGCCTTACTTCAAAGTAAGTTCCGTAAGGGTCTGTTTTTAGTAATAGGTCTCCATTTTGAGTTTTGATTTCAAATTTGTATAAGTCTCCTTCAACAACATCGGGAACGAAGATTTCCCATATTCCTGATTGACCTAAGACCCTCATTTGATGAATTCTTCCGTCCCAATTGTTGAAATTTCCAACCACGCTGACTCTTTTAGCGTTTGGTGCCCACGTTGAGAATAAAACCCCTTCGGTTCCGTTTATTTTCATTGGATGTGCACCTAGTTTTTCGTATATTTTGTAATGGTTTCCTTCGTTGAAGAGATATCTGTCGTATTCAGATATAACCGGCAAAAAAGAGTAGGGGTCTTTGTAGGTCCAGGTGTTGTCGTTGTGATCTGTGCATTTTATTTCGTATTCAAATATTTGGGATCCTGGGATCTTTTTTTCGAAGAGTCCAGCTTCATGGATTTTATCGAGTTTGATTGTGGTTTTTTTAGAAATCAGATATGCTTCTTTTGCAAAGGGTTGTAGAACCCTTATGACTAAGTTTTCTTTGTCGAGTTCTCTTAAGCCTAGATAGATAAAGGGGTCATGACACTCGGCATTAACAAGCATATTTATTTCTTTTTCCGTTAGTATTGGCATGTGTTGCCACCTCCTTTTGTGTTAGCGCCCCTTTACCCCGCTGGGTGGGAGGGCTTCGCCCTGTGACCCTTTCTTATTTTTGGGAAATAATTTTTATTATAAGCTGCGCTTAGTCGTTATTAGCGCCCTTTCACCCCGCAGCCCACCCATAAGGAAAAGAGCGTTTGTTTGGGGCCCCTCACCCCACAGCCCACCCATCTAAGGAAGGGAAAGCGATTTGCCCCGTGATCCATAATTTTTGAAAGTTTTATTTAATTTATGGTAAAGTATGTACCGTTTTCTTGGGAGAGTTTCCCGTCTATTTCTAGTTGCATTATAGTGGATAATATTGTTGAGACGTCTTCTTTTAAGGTTTCACATAGTGAGTCTAAGTTATTCTTGCCTTCGTTTATTAGTTTTAGTATTTTTTCTTTTACCTCCATTTCTTCAGGATTTTCAGAGGAACTTTCCTGTTCTAAGTTAGTTATTCCAAATAACTCTTTAAGGTGTTGTAAAGAGATTATGGGGGTGGCGCCAGAGTAGATTAGATAATTAGTCCCGTATGAATTTAACCTTGTTATATCCCCTGGTACGGCTAATACTTCTCTTCCGTAATCGAGTGCGTATCTTGCGGTTATCAATGATCCACTTTTTTTAGCGGCTTCAATGACTATGGTTTTTTCAGATAGAGCTGCAATTATACGGTTTCTGTAGGGGAATGTGTACTTTGTTGCCCTGGTACCTGGAAAATATTCTGATATTATTAGTCCTTCTTCTTTTATTTTGTTGTAGAGTGATTCGTTTGATTTTGGGTATATTATGTCTACCCCGTTACCGAGAACGGCGATCGTTTTTTTGGCGTTCCTTTGGGCTATCGAATCTATTCCATATGCCATTCCACTTACGACGGTGTATCTGCTCAAGGTTTTGGCAATTTCAATACATATAGATTTTCCATAATCTGTGGCTTTTCTTGTTCCAACAATCGAGACCGTTTTATTTTTTAAAAGTGTTGGATCACCGAAATAGTAAAGAATTACTGGAGGGTCATTGATGTTTTTTAATAGATCTGGATATTCTTCGTCCCAATAAGTGATTATGCCTAAATCTTTTATTTTGTCTAAGCTTTGAACGATTTTTCTTTTGTTTTCTTCGAATTCTTCTTTGAATAATGTGGGTGATGTGTCTGTTTCTGTGTATTCTAAGAGTTCTTTGTTGGATTTTTTATATACTTCTTTGAGGGTTATGATGTCTAGTATGTTCAATGGTTGTGAAAGCCTCCTTCTTTGATGAGACTTGGTATATTTAGCGCCCCTTCGCCCCGCAGCCCACCCCACAGTTAGCCCTTAGCCCTGCTCCCTACCCCATTCGGAGAAGAAGATTGGAGGGTGAATGAGCAGATTCCTACCTCCGTTTTTTCTGAATGTCAAAGAGATTAGTTGGGCGTCTTTTTCTTTGTTTCCGTAGGCGATATATATGTGTTGAGGTTCCAAATTATTCTTTTCTAATACTATTAATACGTCTGAAAGAACGTAAGGATGAATTATAAAACAGCCCAAACCTTTGTTTTTTAAAAGATATTTTGAAGCATATAAGAAGTCTTCTAATACCTTTAAATCTTCAGCTGATCTGGCGATTTTTCTATCGCTGATTTGACTTTTTAATCCATCAAAGTAGTGTGGAGGATTTGAAATTACATAGTCTACAGATTCAGTGTCAAAATGGTTTTTGACGTTGTTTACTTCTATATTGAGGAATTCTACGTTGTTTATTTCGTTTATTTCTTTGTTTTGCAAAGAGAATTCATATAGATCTTTTTGTATTTCTATGC
This sequence is a window from Petrotoga miotherma DSM 10691. Protein-coding genes within it:
- the glgB gene encoding 1,4-alpha-glucan branching protein GlgB, producing MPILTEKEINMLVNAECHDPFIYLGLRELDKENLVIRVLQPFAKEAYLISKKTTIKLDKIHEAGLFEKKIPGSQIFEYEIKCTDHNDNTWTYKDPYSFLPVISEYDRYLFNEGNHYKIYEKLGAHPMKINGTEGVLFSTWAPNAKRVSVVGNFNNWDGRIHQMRVLGQSGIWEIFVPDVVEGDLYKFEIKTQNGDLLLKTDPYGTYFEVRPKTAAIVYDIQNKHTWNDSKWMEERKNKNWIKEPMSIYEVHLGSWARKEENQFLNYRELAEKLSAYLKENHFTHIELLPVSEHPLDISWGYQVTGYYAPTSRFGKPEDFMYFVDKMHQEGIGVIVDWVPGHFPKDAHALGRFDGTALYEHLDSRLGEHKDWGTYIFNYGRTEVKNFLLANALFWLDKYHIDGLRVDAVASMLYLDYSRQDGEWIPNKYGGRENLEAIDFIKHLNTITYQYFPGIVTIAEESTAFPGVTTPVHEGGLGFAFKWNMGWMNDTLRYFSKDPIFRRYHQNDLTFSLVYAFSENFILSISHDEVVHGKRSLLEKMPGDDWQKFANLRLFYSYMFAHPGKNLLFMGSEIAQRKEWNCSHSLDWHLLQYEPHKKTQLFLKDLNMLYKNHPALFEIDHRYEGFEWIDFNDADNSVISFIRKSENEDEIIVCVFNFTPVPRDNYRIGVPKKGVYQEILNTDWAQYYGSGVDNPKEVYSQDIPMHGREQSIILTLPPLGGLYFKFLIK
- the dprA gene encoding DNA-processing protein DprA yields the protein MNILDIITLKEVYKKSNKELLEYTETDTSPTLFKEEFEENKRKIVQSLDKIKDLGIITYWDEEYPDLLKNINDPPVILYYFGDPTLLKNKTVSIVGTRKATDYGKSICIEIAKTLSRYTVVSGMAYGIDSIAQRNAKKTIAVLGNGVDIIYPKSNESLYNKIKEEGLIISEYFPGTRATKYTFPYRNRIIAALSEKTIVIEAAKKSGSLITARYALDYGREVLAVPGDITRLNSYGTNYLIYSGATPIISLQHLKELFGITNLEQESSSENPEEMEVKEKILKLINEGKNNLDSLCETLKEDVSTILSTIMQLEIDGKLSQENGTYFTIN
- a CDS encoding tRNA1(Val) (adenine(37)-N6)-methyltransferase, with product MDTTTKIHQIDQIYRSLKLKTPNKHHLPTHASVLLLSTHPAKDKSTIVELGSGIGHVSLVIGKMLKNSKIIGIEIQKDLYEFSLQNKEINEINNVEFLNIEVNNVKNHFDTESVDYVISNPPHYFDGLKSQISDRKIARSAEDLKVLEDFLYASKYLLKNKGLGCFIIHPYVLSDVLIVLEKNNLEPQHIYIAYGNKEKDAQLISLTFRKNGGRNLLIHPPIFFSEWGREQG